Within the Sebastes umbrosus isolate fSebUmb1 chromosome 5, fSebUmb1.pri, whole genome shotgun sequence genome, the region caatgaaatgtctcctatggggactaacatcatcacacatgaatacagttgggctcattggatccacaagagtctcagctttacagtgagacccaatttttggaattcaagactgtttagggaccccagtatgcagaaatattcagatacaccattttagaacaggatacaataacatatttatactgcacTCAGaggtcccctttgaaaatggccatgcaagttttgcCTCGCCAAAACTTTGGatcattatttaacctccttcttgacaagctaacatgacatggttggtaccgatggattcctgaggttttctggtttcatatgataccagtatcttcactctagctttaagtcTGAGCCTGCTATGATGGCCTGGATCACTGGCAATCCtgcaggtctcagagggttggTTATTATTTTTTAGGGGTGCTTGAGCGAACCCTTAAAAAGAGTCTTAAATAACCCCCGTTTTCACTTTAAGTTAAACGGGCTTGGATCTGTTCTAAAAAACAGTTTGGGGGTTTAAGAACAACTGTGAGGAAGAGGCCTGGAACAGATAATCTCATTACCTGTGCAGGAATGTGATGAGCAGATTAACGAGCCCAAAATAGGTCGTGGCCTTCAGTAATAGCGTGATGCTGGACGAAGCAGCACACATCAGAGGATGTCCCTTCTTCCacccatcttcttcttcttcttactctACCTTATCACGCAATCCTCTGTCGTATCACGTCTTAGTGTAAactagatcagtggttcccaacctggggtccacGTATTTAGTAGCaatatcaaattaaatattcgatccatatttgttggcgtttagcctttttaaaaacattttcactgcggtaaAATTGCTCTACCGCTTCAAGCATACATGGAGGCCTGCatctgtattaacggggcggtttagcagcaccataaattacatttatttaaccagaatAACCAAAACGTTATTTTGGCTCTAACGctatattatagtaaattattacacggctgattggtcaatcacggcgatctacggtctgttatttctttttatgcatctagtggtgcggttgcagattgcaaccaactgagtacccctccgcttattcctccctttccaagactgcggtaacgtgagccgccgagtgcaaaactgcggtaacgccGTTGGCCCTTgacggcggctggcggcacCACAGTTTAGCattctgcggctcacgttaccgcagtttcacaagcatgtcggagaactacggtggccttcaggtaacgtaaaaacgcgaaagactctctctagaggcagagtttggtttgtccgttctgggctactgtagaaacatggtggacccgctccccatgtagatatgaaggactcgtTCTAAGCTAACGtaaacaattcttagtttcgggtgattatacactaatgaaaacatagttatgaatataatattccatttctgcctccTTCCTTTAATGGTATTTGAGCTACTACAATATTTAAATCATACTCTTGGTATGTAATTCTACAACACTAGACTGCATGTGTGAAACAACAGGGATTAACTGTGAAACATTTTTGTGTCTTAGCGTGATTTCCTGGAAGGTCAAATCCGTTCAGTTTCTGTAGTTTAACGTCACGAGTGTTGACAGAAATtaatgctgtctcctttttttcggtagtgatatattagagttaaaaaaacttaaactgaaattaatttacgtgcctttttattttatttttcttcttttttttttttttaagattatggAAATAGTCACAGGTCGGATTTGAACCCAGGTCGCCATGGTTAGGACTTTGCCATGTTATATTGGTGctcgctctaccaactgagctatcggGGAGCCCATTTTTGTTAATCTTTTAACTGGAAAtatcgtttcagtttagtttttcttaaagtcTTAAAGGTGCAGAGTGCAGGATTTGTCGACGTCTAGCAGTGAGGATActgattgcaaccagctgaaactGAGAACTACGGTtgccgacgcgaaaacgtgaaaacatgaaagtctctctctagaggcagagtttggtttgtccgttctgggctactgtagaaacatggcggcgctccttatgaagaggacccgctccctatgtagatataaacggctcattctaagctaacgaaaacacaatgattcttatttctcaggtgattatacactaaagaaaacatactaatttatattatattccatttctgctgataaatccctctaaatgctacacactgtcccttttagAATCTTACCAATTAAAACGTTGTAATGTCCTCCCCAGAATGCCCGTACCACCAAGCTCTGGGCTTTGAATCTGGATCTGTGTCATCAGACCAGATCAGCTGCTCCAACCAGGACCAGTACGCGGGCTGGTACTCCTCCTGGGTCCCCACCAAGGCTCGCCTTAACAACCAAGGCTTTGGGTACGTCATGACAACCCACTTCTTATTATTACTGTGAAGAACagaagcatatactgtatgttgattcTCCGTTAGGTGTGCGTGGCTCTCCAAGTTCAACGACCAGCACCAGTGGATCCAGATCGACCTGCAGCAGGTGGCCGTGGTGTCTGGCATCCTGTCCCAGGGCCGCTGCGACGCTGACGAGTGGATCACTAAATACAGCATCCAGTATCGCACCGTGGAAACCCTCAACTGGATCTATTACAAAGACCAGACAGGAAACAACAGGGTGAGAAGAACactaaatatagaatatatactacaatataataatactataatactacttAATATAGTAGGCAGTCAATTTTAAATCTCTTCATGCAACAAATGAAAAGGTAAATGAATCTTGTCAGACTTTAGagtaaaggtccagtgtgtaggatctggtggcaaagaagcaaagagatgaaactggtgtgtttttttttttttctacaacagctgccattttggactgaaaatgcttattatatttataatattttattattcaacacaggccatttcagtagaatatgacaatagactAGAAATAATGTTGTTatacttttgtacggctctttgtaggcggacgttttactggcctcgctttcagtccaaaatggtggaagcgtagctctgctgctgggcgctgaacaattgactttcacttctttatcaatatacgttcttcgctggcggtatctagcggtgatgtgaggagattacaaccaactggaGCCTCTCCCATGTGCGTAATGGAGAGGTAAGAAAGAGTAGCATAAGGCGTTTTGGAGCAGAGTCAGTgtttagagtgtgtgtgaaaggaagtgagtggtgaagcaagagagagtggcggcgacaggagcgagtaacgttatcgactccggcctgagccggaaaagttaacagagtttgagGTGCAGGAGAGGTTCAGGTCCTACCCCTTTAAAGTGAAGAGACGTgataataaagtgttttaatGAATCTCACCAAGCTGTTTACTTTCCACCCCTCAGGTTTTCTACGGGAACTCAGACCGCTCCTCAACGGTCCAGAACCTGCTGCGCCCCCCCATCGTGGCCCGGTACATCCGCCTGCTGCCGCTGGGCTGGCACACCCGCATCGCCATGAGGCTGGAGCTGCTCATGTGCATGAACAAGTGCTCCTGAAgtctgcatttctgcctcattatgcgaACGAGGGGGCCGTCACTCAAcgttaaattaaaattaaaacagaaatataaataaggaaataaataaagaaatgtgtaaagaaaagaataaagaaataaattagtttggggaaataaataagggtgaaatgcaaagggaaaattatgcataaaaaaataaatgcataaataaatacatatattcagaaatatatatataaaataaaaaataattgcaaaaataaataaaataaaatgcatcaataaatttttaaaaatagtaaaaaaataaatacattaaacagaagagtaaatgaaTAAGGGGACTTTatccaaagataaataaataaagcggcaaattaaaacagaaatgtcaattagtcacattttatcaattaattaattcatggctacatttattttttatattatttttggtacatttaatgacatttatttatctatcaagtcatttacttatttattattatttatttttaaattttttaaattttggcagGTCCATCCTCTAAGTACAACTAAGTAcatctactcaagtactgcacttaaatACAAAttcgaggtacttgtactttacttgagtatttatattttctgtataattccatataatagtaaaacactgacagggaacaatcaatactttaactttaagtacatttagctgataatacttatatacttttagttcagtaacattttaaatgcaggacttttactagtagcagagtattttcacagtgtggtattagtacttttactgcagtaaatgatctgaatacttcttccatcactggttATAACCTTCATCTC harbors:
- the LOC119488565 gene encoding retinoschisin-like yields the protein MGVTARRAAVLFLLLLSHALIAVHSQEEDEAVQEEAVQEEEQLQLQEEEQQVIETWTSNIKTCSCDCESGDSPVRVPTDVPRVPPTSLLPPSSPQGHSLNCMPECPYHQALGFESGSVSSDQISCSNQDQYAGWYSSWVPTKARLNNQGFGCAWLSKFNDQHQWIQIDLQQVAVVSGILSQGRCDADEWITKYSIQYRTVETLNWIYYKDQTGNNRVFYGNSDRSSTVQNLLRPPIVARYIRLLPLGWHTRIAMRLELLMCMNKCS